In Bifidobacterium adolescentis ATCC 15703, the sequence GGGCCGTTTCGCGCTCACGGTACTCCTTACGCGTCATACCGGCCTCGCGTGCCAGCTGCGTCTGCGACTTCGGTTCGGTGGTTAGCTCCGTCAGGAACATCAACGCGCCGACCACCACGCATATGCCGGTGAATGAGAACGCCAGCAGACCTGAAATTACGGCCAAGGTGGATGCCAGCGGATTGCCGATCACCCACATGCATTCGTCGAATACGCCTGATAGGGACAGCGCGCGGTTCGTTTTTTCCGCATCCCCTTTGAGCAATGTGGTCCAACGTTGACGGCTCATCGCGCCCCACGGCGGAATCGCCGCCATGAACGGCACGATGCAGAACAGGATCCATGACGGTACGCGGGCGGTGATGCAGGATACCAGCGAAATCGCGGCGACCATCCACACGATGATTGTCGGAATCGACACCTGCCGTTGGCCGAACTTGTCTACCAGCTTGCCGAGCACCGGGCTGGTCACGGCCAGCGCGATCGCCTGCACTGCGGTCAGCGCGCCGGCAAGCGAATAATTGCCGTAGTAGTGCTGCACGGAAATCGTGATCGTCATGCCGACCATCGGGAACGGCATGCAGGCGATCACCGAGCCGACGGAGAATCGTGCGGTGTGCGGTATGCGAAGCAGCTCCGCATACCCTCCGAAAAGACGTTGGCCGATGTTTTTGACGCCGACGAGGACATTGTTGGTCATGCTTGCCGCTCCTTTCCGCTCACGGTTTCGCTCGTGACGTCCGCAGCTTTGCGTCGCGTGCGGACTGATGGTGGTGGTTCCCCTGAATTATTGGTTAACCGCTTCCGATACCAGCTCGCTGCCCCAGCCGTCCGAACACGTCAATCGATTGACATGTTTGACATGCCGCACACGGGGAGAAAGGTGGGATGGTGCGTGTTGTTTGTGTGTCTTTGTTGACCAAGGCAACTTTATGCGCAGGTACCGTCGTGACACGCGGTACATTAGGGCAGGAACCAATATTCGAATCGACGAATTTTTTCACAGGGCCGGCGACCGGCGAAACGTGCTGAGCCAGCACGTGGCCGGCAGGTCCGAAACGCAAGAAAGGCGGCCAATATGCCGGCGACAACCATCCATTTCGTGCGCCACGGCAAAGTGGAGAACCCCGGGCACCTGCTGTACGAGCGGCTGCCCGGTTTCCACCTGTCCGACGTGGGCGTGCGCATGGCGCAGGCCACCGCGCATTACATCGCGGTCAGCCCGCAGCTGAACACCGTATCCGCCGTCTACTCGTCGCCGCTGGAACGCACGCGCGAAACGGCGGGGGAGATCCTCGAATCGCTGAATTCGGTACGTGGACTGCGCGGCGAGGAACCGCTGGAGCTGCAGACGGACGAACGCCTCATCGAAGCGCGCAACGAATTTCGCGGCAAGCGTATCGGCTTCGGCGAAGGCGCGCTGTGGAAGAACGGCAACTGGAAGCTGGTACGCAACCTGTGGAAGCCGAGCTGGGGCGAAAGCTACCAGTCGATCGCGCATCGCATGCAGGACTTCGCCTTGGAGAAAGTGGCGGAATATCCCGGCAAACAGATCGTGGTGGTCAGCCACGAATCGCCGATTTGGAGCTACCGGCACATGCTGGAAACGGGGCACCCCGAACACAACATGCTGTTGCGCCACACCGCGCTCGCTTCTATCACCTCCATCACTTACGATTGCAATACCGGGAAAATAATGTCCATTACGTACGCCGATCCGGCGGCGGACGTCGAATAATGTGAACCAAAACATGCGGTGGCTCAATCGCGGTCGGGGATGACTGCGGTTCGGGCCGGCCGCACGATATACAAGGAGAAAGTATGTCTTTTGTATACGACCAGAAGGTCGTCGACTCGATGTACGGCTCGCACGTGGTCTCCATGGCAGTTGACTACGGTGTCGATCTGGTCAAGATGTGGCCGTTGCAAACGAACCAGGAACTGGAAAACGACGTCAAATATGCGGAGAACCTGCAGGTGATGTTCTCCGGCATGATGACGCAGGTGCTGCTGAAACGCTCCGAAGAAGTCGACCAGTCGGTTGCGGAAGCCGTATACGAAGGCATGGATGTGCTTCCCGGCGTCGATCCGGAAATCATCCGCACGCTGATGGACGCCAACCACGCCTATGACGTGATGGCCTCCTACCACGGGGTCGACGGCATCGAACTGTTCATGGAAACCGCCAGAATACTCGGCATCGACGTGGAGACCCGAATCGAAAAGGAAATCCAAGACCTCATGGAGAACCTCTCACGCACTATGCGCAGCGCCTCCGGATTCGAAGTCGACGATGACGTGGCGGAAAACGTCGGCATCTGCCAGTCGGCCACGGTGGACCGCAACGAATTCGCAAGACGCTACCTCGCCTCGATGACGGTTCTCGACGCGCTGATAAACCTCATGTGCTATGGCACCGACGATTCGCAGGAGCAGGCCATCCGCGTGCTGCCGGTGCTGCTGTTCGTCAACGCCATGCGCAACCAGCTGTCGATTCCGCCCACTTTCATCAACGCCGAACAGCTCATCAACCTGTTTGGTCTGCGTGACACCGCCCGCCAGTTCGGACGGCCCCAGTCGGTGTTCGACAGCTCGTTCAACCCGCTGACGTTCTCCACCACCGTCAAGTACCTCGCTTTCTTCGCGGGGCAGGAATGGCTGCGGCATATGAGGTTCCTGGAGTGGGACCCGAAGCAGGCCGAACAGGACGCCAAAGACGAGGACGAGCGCAAAAGCAGGGAAGCGCTCGCAAAGA encodes:
- a CDS encoding histidine phosphatase family protein yields the protein MPATTIHFVRHGKVENPGHLLYERLPGFHLSDVGVRMAQATAHYIAVSPQLNTVSAVYSSPLERTRETAGEILESLNSVRGLRGEEPLELQTDERLIEARNEFRGKRIGFGEGALWKNGNWKLVRNLWKPSWGESYQSIAHRMQDFALEKVAEYPGKQIVVVSHESPIWSYRHMLETGHPEHNMLLRHTALASITSITYDCNTGKIMSITYADPAADVE